One segment of Penaeus chinensis breed Huanghai No. 1 chromosome 14, ASM1920278v2, whole genome shotgun sequence DNA contains the following:
- the LOC125032389 gene encoding LOW QUALITY PROTEIN: mucin-2-like (The sequence of the model RefSeq protein was modified relative to this genomic sequence to represent the inferred CDS: deleted 2 bases in 1 codon), giving the protein MRFLRPEAEAVVAPAGVSLLRATEMTITTITIISTTTITTTTTITITTITITTTSNTTITITTNITTTTITTNIITTTTITTNIITTTTITTTTITTITITTTPTITPPSPSSPSPSAPPSPPSPSPSPPSPPPPSSPSPTPSPLSPSFPPPPSPPPPPSPPSPSPPPPPPPSPPTSPPPSPPPQTSTTTTITTTTITTITITTTPTITTTIPTTTTTITTITTTITTTTTITTTITTTTTTITTTITTITTTITTITDLNAGFKEEMENIKGILTPKHYSLLNIKVLNPSSESESAGDERLEDLESEFGEMRNGNGIGNGNGNGNENGNLLKYSIPCYLYPTLSTDCLPGSYFPRLLKPEAQAPFSPIPNPKSSSIYILEANTSAIRPSTIGFIHTHRIDSTRRKMPSWLNAATSVSMLKTRFAKGSPTYKIIYTATQWKLGYKLEN; this is encoded by the exons ATGAGGTTCCTTCGGCCCGAGGCAGAGGCCGTTGTGGCGCCAGCTGGTGTGTCCTTACTACGAGCGACGGAAATG accatcaccactatcaccatcatttccaccaccaccatcaccaccaccaccaccatcaccatcaccaccatcaccatcaccaccacctccaacaccaccatcaccatcaccaccaacatcaccaccaccaccatcaccacaaacatcatcaccaccaccaccatcaccacaaacatcatcaccaccaccaccatcaccaccaccaccatcaccaccatcaccatcaccaccacccccaccatcacc ccaccatcaccatcatcaccatcaccatcagcaccaccatcaccaccatcaccctcaccatcaccaccatcaccaccaccaccatcatcaccatcaccaacaccatcaccactatcaccatcatttccaccaccaccatcaccaccaccaccaccatcaccaccatcaccatcaccaccacctccaccaccaccatcaccaccaacatcaccaccaccatccccgcCACCacaaacatca accaccaccaccatcaccaccaccaccatcaccaccatcaccatcaccaccacccccaccatcaccaccaccatccccaccaccacc accaccatcaccaccatcaccaccaccatcaccaccaccaccaccatcaccaccaccatcaccaccaccaccaccaccatcaccaccaccatcaccaccatcaccaccaccatcaccaccatcacc GATCTTAATGCAGGCTtcaaagaagagatggaaaatataaaaggaattcTGACTCCAAAACACTATTCTTTACTTAACATTAAAGTGCTGAATCCATCAAGc gagagtgagagCGCTGGCGATGAAAGGTTGGAGGATTTAGAGAGCGAGTTTGGGGAAATGAGGAACGGGAATGGaatcgggaatgggaatgggaatgggaatgagaatgggaatcTTCTCAAG TATTCTATACCCTGCTATCTCTATCCAACACTCTCTACAGATTGTCTTCCCGGCTCTTATTTCCCTCGCCTCCTGAAGCCTGAAGCGCAAGCG CCTTTCTCCCCAATCCCTAATCCCAAATCCTCCTCGATATACATCCTTGAAGCCAACACCTCCGCGATCCGGCCTTCCACTATTGGCTTTATCCACAC CCATCGTATTGATTCAACCAGAAGGAAAATGCCGTCTTGGTTGAACGCCGCCACATCAGTCAGCATGTTAAAGACACGTTTTGCCAAGGGATCTCCAACATATAAGATTATTTACACAGCAACTCAGTGGAAATTAGGGTACAAGCTTGAGAATTAA